AAATCGCACATACATTATTTTGTACTCCGTAAATATAAACAGGTTACAAAAAGTTACACCTGTAAAACCAGTTTACCTAGAAAAGTTTGCTAAAAACCTGTTGTTAAtatttgctactccctccgtcccaaaattcttgtcttaaatatgtctagatacggatgtatctaatactataacgtgacttgatacatccgtatttagacaaatctaagacaagaattttgagacggagggagtatttaaaAAACCATGGGTTATTTGTGGTTTAGTAGCTCGCAGCCATGGGGCCTTGTCTGCAAGTCAGCGTCGTCAAAATCATCCGAATCGGGGAAGCCGGAAGGCGACAGGCCCGAAAGGCATAGGGACGCACGGCCATCCCTACCCCGCCCTACACACACCGTTGTATCGATTGCCCATATGCTCGCGCTCTTGTCCCTCTAGGGACACAAAAAAGGTTGTCGTTTTGTAGCCTAACTCCTTGTTCTTGGGTGAAGTCGTCGAACTTTCCTTCCCCTACCCGCCACAGCCTGGGCGTATCGCTCTGACAATGTGTATATCAACGAGTGCGCCCATGTTTTTCTTGCGGATTTTTCTAGCGGGGCAAGTGCAGCAGCAGTTGTCACCGTACCGTGCGTGAGCGAAAGAACTGGTTGATTAGGACCACGCCTAGCTAGGGAAAGGAAACATGTGGATGATTTTATTGATGATCAACCAGGTGGAGCTTGTTGAATTCTATTGTAGTCAGGGTGAACCATATCATTCTCTCGCATATTTGTGGCTTTAATCAAAATTGACATATAACTTTTCTGACTTTAATCGATCAGATTAGCTAATTTTCTAGTCAATCTTGGCCACGGAGAACTTCACATTATTGTGCCTAAAATTAAAAGTCTTGAGATTACAACTTTAGCAAAACGTTCAGTTTTTAATATGTAGTTTAATTTATATTATTGAGCAAGCGGCGCTAGATAAGGATGGTTGGTGATGATCATCAATGTTCTCACATATTTGTTGCTGAAATGGACATTGTCGTGCATCACAGTCTAACCTTACTTCGTTGGTTTAGCTAATTATCCAGTGTGTCTTTGTTATAGAAAATTGCAACATACATTATTCTTGTGCCTTACCTACAAAGTATAGTCTTTAAAATACAAGTTTATCAGAACACTTTTTATTCTCATTTATATATCAAGCGAGTGGAGATAGGGATGGCCAGTGTTAACGACCTCACCAGTCTCCTTGTCGTTTGCCCTACGCGTAGGTATGTCGCCTAACTCTGATCTAGAATGCATTGATTATGATCCGAAATACTATCGGAGTAAAAAAAGGGATCTAAGGAGGAATGATGAAAATTCTTAGACATGCGACTgatattgaaaagaaaatgcagGAAACTAATCCTTTCATTTCAAGAGTTTTGATAAACACCACACAAAAGTTACCAAGTTTCTCATAACAGATATGGGCCACATTGTTACTTCGATGTAGGTTACCACTCTCGTTGAAAAAAAAACCGGTTATCACTCTACTCTTAGCTAAGGTTATACCTCAAGTCTGTCGTCACGATATGATACTTCCTCCGTCCTAAAATAAGTGTCTTAGCTAAggttaagacacttattttgggacagaaGGAGTACAATATAAGATCGTTTATATTTCCTTACGGAGGGTTACAAATGGATTTCTTAACTTTAAATTTTGGTTGGCTAGTGAGAAACGGGTACCTCATGAGAGAATATGTCATGTGAATGACGTAGGAAAAGGGGGAAGTAATAGTGAATCTCGAGGCAGTAGTCCCTTAGTCCATAGTAAAGAGATGATGCTACATGACCAAAGGATGGGTTATCCTCACCGTCGTCAAGTTAGGGGTGCACCTAAGGGGAACATACGTTGAATTAGTACATCTACACCCTATCTTGGCCGTTTGATCTAGTTGGGAAAGGGATCCTAGCGTGTCCCACGTAAAACTGTTTATGGGCTAGTAAGAGACATTGTATAATCATGGCACACATCTTGAAAGCTGAATCGAAGGATGAAATAGAGGTGTACTTATGTCTTTCGTGGACATATCATTCCCTAGTTTAAGTGTGGCAGCAAGGCGACATAGAACTTACATGAGCGCGGTGATTAGGGAGGCATCCATGGACATCTTGGACATGTGACAACTGTCAAGATGATGTTCTCCTTTGAAAAATGAAATTAAGGAGATGACACACAATTTTCAAGCATATTTAGCATATAAATTCCAATCTATATATAAAAGGTTGGCGCATAAGGGCCATTCACATAATAACTAAACCACTCCAATATACTAGTTCACAAATCTTAATTTGCGGGAAAAAACGTTATACAATGTGCGTCCATGTAGATCAATCATACGCGTGCATGCAATTACCATGCGTTGCTTATTTACATACACGCCTATTTATACATGATGAGTAGCTCGACCAGGCCAGAAATTATATCCGACTGGGGATTGTAATCAactgcatatatatatatatatatatatatatatatatatatatatatatatatatatatatatatatatatatatatatatttactATATGCACTACAATATATATGCGTATGAAGCTAATGTCATACTCATATATCTATAATATATATTTAATACAATATATATGGAGTACTATGTCATGATCTTTTTTACTTCGAAAATACTCCTAGCTATGTACTACTATATGGCTAGCAAGTTCGCACAAGTACGTGCCCATGGTGCAATGCAGCCATATATATCCATGCAATGGTGATGTGCATGCAGCTAGCTACTCAGTGCTCACTGAAAGCGACTACCACAAACTGCAACAACTACTGGCTACACTTGCAAAAGTTATGCATGCGAGCGTGCATGCGCGTATGTGGTGTTCATATCATTTGCTCAGGGATTCCAGTTCACGCCGGATATTTGGACGGCATGATGCTGGAAACCAGAGGTGGCGGCGCCTGCGGTGGCCTCTGGCGCCAGTGGGGCGCCGAGGATGACATGGTGTTGATGGTACGTCCCGTCTTGCACGGGAAGAGGATTCATAAATGCAGACATGGCGTTCACCGCATTGCCGGCCGCGCCAGCCATGTCGGCCGTCGATGACAGCGACATATTGCCGACGTTTCTGCTCCTGTTAAACCCAGGGAAATTCCTTGCCTGTGGCAGGATGCCAGCGGCTGACGCCTCGAGCCAGTTGAACGGGGTTGAAGACGACGGGGCGAGAAACTGTTTGGTCGGAGCCGGGCTCGCCCTCGCCGCCGCGGCCAGGTGGCTCAGCGAGGTGGCGCCCGCCGAGAGGCCGGCGTCGTCTGCTGTGAACAGGCCGTCCAGGAAATGGCTGTCCTGATGATGGAGCAGTGAAGATGAAGCGTAGTTGCTGCCATGCGCACCTGCACCGGCCATGCCCGCCGTGGCATAGAGCGGGTACGCGGTGACCGCGTCCTCCACGGAGTCCTCGCACTCCATGCTCCTCTGCTGATCTCCGGCCGCGGCCTTGTTGATCTTCTTGTAGATGCGGCACAGCACCCAGTCGTCCAACTGATGAGACGACGACGTACATAATTAACTTCATCAACCATCAACAATACCCTAATTAAGCTGGAGAGCAATTAAATACTGCTAGCTAGACCGTGCGATCGACACGTGTACGTACCCTCAGAGAGGCAGCAGCCCTGCTCCCGCCGGTcacaggcggcggcggcggcggtcggctgGTGGTGGTGGAGCCAGACGCGTCGGTGAGGCGGTATTCATGCATGATCCAGTTGGTTTTGAGGCCCTTGGGCGGCTTCCCGCGGTAGAACACGAGCGCCTTCTTGACGCCGAGCTTCTCCCGGACCAGGCCGCACCCCGTCCCGGAGGCCAGGATAGGTTTGTCCGTGCCGGTGGCCTTCCAGTACCCCGACGTCGCCGCCCGGTTGGGCCGCGCGCCGTTGGGGTACTTGCGGTCGCGCGGGCTGAAGAAGTACCACTCCTGCTCCCCGAAGGTCGCCTTCTCTGATGGATCCCGATCCCGAGCGCATGAACAAGCACGACAGGATCACATACATAAACCATCTACACACATGTGTACTACAAGAATATAAAAATACTTGTGCACAGGAGTATAAGCATGAGATGGATGGATTATTCGATTATTTAATTGCGCCGGAATTTTGCGGCGCTTGATAAACTAAGCACGACCGACGAGATAGACATAACATACCGGGGAGCTCCCATGGGTCGAACTTGTAGAGATCCACCTCGGCGATGATGGTGACGGGGAGCGGGACCTTGGCGGCCTTCTTCTTGAGGTAGTGCACCACCAGCTCCTCGTCCGTCGGGTGGAACCGGAAGCCCGGCGGGAGCTCCGGCGCCGAGCCCCGCTGCCGCGGAGGCggcggctcatgctgatgccgcgCTGCTTTTTGCGCCGAGCCGGAAGATGAGTCCGAGCTGCCCATGGACCTCATCGGATCCTCTTCccttagctagctagctaccaacAAACACACCGGATGATCCCACCAGATCGAGCGCCCCTGTGGTGGGCACCTAACTCAACTGCCAAAGCTTCTAGGTAGTGTGAAGGAAGGAACGGACTGGGATTTGTTACAGCGACGGTTgggagggaggagaggagaggagaggcgaGCGAGTGATCTGCGGTGGGAGTTCTGGTGATTTCGGGGCGGCTGTGAAAACCGTGGCGAGGAGAGCAGGGGAGGAGTAAATACGGCTCCGTTGTACCTTGCCCGGGGCCGCGGGGCCGTCGCCGCTGGACACGTATGCCGGCCGCCGCTCGTACCGCGTGTCAGATCGCCACCGGACGGCGCAAGCTCGCGCGACCACGGCCACCCATTCCGCTTCCTCACTTTTTTTTCTTCTGGGATGGCGCGGGGGAGCCGGACCGGACACGGCTCACCTTGCCCCATCCTTCAGCCCAAGGCCTTAGTTTGCACCGGCTTCGTAGCTTCCTGGGCTAGGTGTTTTGTCGGCCCGTGCTGAGCTCCATTTCAGCATATTCTGGTGGGCCGCATGATACCTAACATCGTGACCTCTTTCTTGCTTTCTTTTTTAACAGCGTGACCATTTCAGTATCCTCGGGGCAACTAATCAAGGGATACCTCTTTTAACACGGTGACCTCATTTCAGACACCTTATGGAACCAACCAGTTCGTCAAAAAAAAGAGCAAATCAACCTGTGATTAGATGGTTAGGAATGCAGGTATCTCCAACCCACCAGAGTTCAAGTCTTAGACTTAATATTGATGCTTACAATATTCATGGATTATCATGATTCTGTTTCTCTGGCTGCTAGAAAGTTCCTAAGTCAACTGGCTGCTAGTTTTTTTCCTGCGGGAACAACTAGCTGCTATTTTTTTCTATGAAAACAACCTGCTGCTAGTTAGCCAACACGAAGAACGAATTTCATAAATGTTTCTCCATCTGGCGCACAGTCTTTTGGATTGGTTGGAAAATCTCTGGGATTGGATCATGGTAATAGGCTTGGGCGCCGCGAAAGCCCTAAGCATTTCTTCTCAGGCCAAAATTGGCCAAGAGCGCAAAAAAATTTGTTCGCTCAAAAACCGGATACTGCGAAAATCACTATTTAAGGGTTACCACTTATAAAGGTCACTCCTCACCTTCTCAGAGAAGTGAAGCACTATTGTGCGCACACTTGTCGCAACCtaatattttttccttttttattgttttgtttattcaaaatgttttatctcttcaACCATGTGTCCAAATACCAAACTGTTTTAATCGTTGAATTTCTCGCATTGAGATCTTTGGAACAAGATCCCTTATTAATAGGTTTTAGTAAACTTTTTCCcatgaaaaagccaaaaaaacaGAAACCGGAAAAAAAATGGAAACAAAAAAACTAATCCAAAAAATCAGACACACTGGCAAAAGAAAATGCGGAAGAAAAAACCAGAGTCCGAAAGCAAGGTTACGGTTTTCACtttgggggtgggggggggggagggggtggaggGAGCGCATGTTGTGTTTTTCCTTTTTGGGGAAGCACGGGTTGTGTTTCTCGTGAAAGCACATGTGATGGTTTTAGCGGAAGCATAGGTTATGCTTTGGAAGCAAATATGTTCTTTCACAAGAATCACAGACAGACGTGCTTCGcaaaaaaataatttttttctctTCAGAACATAGGAAAGCCaagcaaaataaaaaaaaactaaaatcTGAAAATGCATAcagaaaaaaaaactgaaattcaTAGGGAGTCTCCAACACGCGACATGTGACGGCGGCTCCATAACGCCGACTGGAGGCACCACTTTGTGCGCTCCAGACCATCAAAAGTGACCCCTCGAGGTCCCCCGAAAGGGGTCACCATTCGTTAGTGACTCCTCGGATACTGACGAAACAACGACAATTTTCGTTGGGCCAAAATCACTTGTTACTATAACTCAGGAGTCCACGGTGACATGGCCAAAATCGGGCACTGCTAGGGAGCGACTTATTAACGGTACCACTTGGAGGGTTCCCGCAGAGGTCATGTTTTTTTACCTAGAAGCACCTCAATGGTGCGCCCAGCAGCCGCCACGTGTCATGTGTTGGGCGCACCCTCATGATTTTTTTTCCTTGTCTACACGTGTTTTTGTATTTTAattttgtttgttgtttttttTAGCTTTTCAGTTTTTGCTTGGTTTTGGTATAATTTTTTTGGAAGCGGTGCTTTTCCGCAAGCAAAAAACATACTTATGCTTTTTGAAGAGAGAAAAAAAAAAACAGTCTGTGCTTCTTGAGTTGTGcttctcaaaaaaagaaaagcGTAGTTGTGCTCACATGAGAAGCaccgaaaaaagaaaaaaaaacacagTTATGCTTcctagaaaagaaaaaaacacagCCCGTGCTTCtcgaaaaagaaacaaaaactgTGCTTCCCTAAGAAAAAGTGGAAAGGCACAATTGTGTTTAAAAAAGAATAGTTCATTCGGTTGAACTAAGAAAGGTCAGAGGCTACACTGAGGAACACAAGCTTGTACTGACTAAAGCCTCTCTTGAAAATTGTCTTCCACATCTAAACAAGGCTATACTTATAGATACATCCATAGATCCACACGAAGAAACAACACAACTGCGTCTACCATCCATATCCCATGCATGCTTCTTGCACGGAGCTCATGCATGCAGCTCTCGAGACGACTGCAGGCGTATGTCCATGCAGGGACAGCGCTGGGAGCAATGGATGAGGCAGAGCCCTTCGAGTTCCACGCACAACTCGCACTCAGGCCCACGGTTTCGGCACCAGGCCTCGCAGCTGCAGGAGGTCGGACAGCGCAGCTGCTGCATACAGCGCCCACAGTCCCCGGCAGCCACCGCCGCGGCCGCTGCGACGTGCATGGATAGCAGGATGCAGACGGCGGCAACAGCGACGGTCACCTTGGAGGCAGCGGTGGCACCGGCGCCGCCCGGAGCCATTGTTGTTGGCCGGCCGGAGATCGGGCAGGCTAATTCA
The sequence above is a segment of the Aegilops tauschii subsp. strangulata cultivar AL8/78 chromosome 6, Aet v6.0, whole genome shotgun sequence genome. Coding sequences within it:
- the LOC109773215 gene encoding NAC transcription factor NAM-A1 produces the protein MRSMGSSDSSSGSAQKAARHQHEPPPPRQRGSAPELPPGFRFHPTDEELVVHYLKKKAAKVPLPVTIIAEVDLYKFDPWELPEKATFGEQEWYFFSPRDRKYPNGARPNRAATSGYWKATGTDKPILASGTGCGLVREKLGVKKALVFYRGKPPKGLKTNWIMHEYRLTDASGSTTTSRPPPPPPVTGGSRAAASLRLDDWVLCRIYKKINKAAAGDQQRSMECEDSVEDAVTAYPLYATAGMAGAGAHGSNYASSSLLHHQDSHFLDGLFTADDAGLSAGATSLSHLAAAARASPAPTKQFLAPSSSTPFNWLEASAAGILPQARNFPGFNRSRNVGNMSLSSTADMAGAAGNAVNAMSAFMNPLPVQDGTYHQHHVILGAPLAPEATAGAATSGFQHHAVQISGVNWNP